DNA sequence from the Nicotiana tomentosiformis chromosome 3, ASM39032v3, whole genome shotgun sequence genome:
GCCGGTTACGAACTGGTATCGAAGAACACAACAATATTTGAGGCCTCTTTTTGATAGgccccgaacactggggggatCGCCCTCGGTtaacgactttagcaaggaaggaaactttatgaTTGTACAGTCACGGCTCGAttgataggatttactgtaagggccaaacggtcacatAAACCGTGCCCGCATAGACTACTCTATCCCTGGCACAAAACgtgtacacatgtgtaactatcATGCACAAGAATAAAGGTTTCTCTTTATCGAAGCCCGGGGACACAAAGCCTATTTGgtattgcccgaattaaaaggctacggccatttcAGGATATCAAAATCCGAAGTCACAAAGCCTATTTGGCGTTGCCCAAATTAAAAGGCTATGGCCATTCCGGGATATCGAAACCCGAGGGCACGAAACTTATTTGgcgttgcccgaattaaaagtCTACGACCATTCCGGGATATCGAAACCCGAGGGCacgaaacttatttggcattgcccgaactcCAAAAAGCTACGGCTAACCCTGTTCGGGGATCGTTATCTAAGGAAAGTCCGGATAACTCGAGGTGACAAACACATTAGGGAACACTcaaactaaaaggctacgattatattaaaacggctcggagacgtccgaaaccTGTAACAAAAAGTACCGttggaaaattataaatttaaggaaGTATAAGTACTTTGGGTAAAATTTCCGGTCATACCAGATTCCCACGAAGCCTTAGAAAAAATGAAATCAAAGGAAAAACCTGTTCGAAACTCCAAACATGGCTATTTAATGCTAAGGCTTTTCAATCTCtacaaaacataaaaagaaaggcAAAGGAAAAACTCGAGAATTATCAAAGAGAAATAGAAAATTTGTATTTATGAAGTataatctttacaaaggccaaacggccttgacaaaaagtactaaatacaaaaagaaaagaaagcaaaTCAGACAGAGGCACTTAAGCAGCCTGATCTTGGCCGGAGCCCACCTCGTCACCGGGATTCCTGGGTTCTTCTCCACCCTCAGACCTGCTTGAGTCCTCGGAATCGTCCTCATCGGGATAGGCCATCTTCCTGGCCTCAGCTTCGAGCTCCTTGGCATTCTCGATCTCAGCCGGTaaatcaaaaccccgagcatgaacttCCTCGCGGGCCTCCATTCGGGATTGCCACTTCATATGCCCAACTATATTTTTTACAAGGTCCCGAGccgcctcggcatcggccttgtactgggccaccattttATCAGCTTTGGCTTTGACCACAACGACTTCTGACTTGGCCGCTTTAAGCTCCTTGGCCAGACTTTATCGATCTGAGACAACCGAACCTAACCGGGATTGGAGCTCCTCAACCTTTTTGGTCTTAACCTCGGCCCTCTCCTTTGCCTCTCTAAGCTGGATTTTAGCCGAAGTTAGTTGCGCCCGAGCAGCCTCTTTTTCTGAGGCCATACGATCCATTCTACCTCTCCATTCATCGGTCTCAGCTTTGACTATATCCATTTCAGCTCGGAGCTGGTCAATCCGATCGAGTTTTTGCTGGACCAGTGGATTTTGACCATCAGTCACCGAATCAAATTCATCGTCACTAACCTCAAAAACctttacctgctcgaccaaatCAGCATGTTCCTTCCGAGCAACTTCCAGCTCGGCATGGAGGTTCTTAACCTCTGCCTCGAACTGCTCGCTAAGAAGTTTAAAGGCATCTCTCTTCTTAGTGAGCTCTCAAACTTCAGCTTCGAGTTGTTTTAGCTCGTCCCGGTACCTTAAAAAGGTCTCGTGATAAAGCATCGAGGCCTACGAGCACGAAGAGAAACACTAAGTTATCTTTGAAGTAATCTAAGTGTAAATAAAAACATCACTTAGGAATCATGAAGTTACCTGGTTCGGtgcctgttgtgcttcgttgaaaagTCAGGGTGcatctacctcgttcattttggcTTGATCATCCTCGGTCACCGATACAAAAGATAACTGGTCACCCCTACGGGGGCGGAGAGTACTCGGGCATCTTGTGGAAGGGAGATAAAAATGGATCGCTTCCGATCGGGATTAGCACATGGGCAGGGAATCGATCGACCAATTTCGGGCTCGAGGAAGGCCCGCTTGCTTTAGAAGGAAAGCTCTTCCTTGGTATCTCTAAATCTCCAAATCCGGTGGCATCCTCCGTGGCCGCCGAATCCACACCGTCTAAAAAACCGCAAAAGGGGTCATTCGCTCTACGGGCCCCCTCGATGGGGCGTTCTTTTGCACCTTGGACATCGTTGAACATTGACTCTGTGAACGAGGGCGACTCGGCAATCTCTATCAGGCCAATTGCCTCCTGCTGGGCTTTGCTCGCATCCCGGGAAGCTTCAGTTCCttcctcttcctcggcctctccGACTTGATGAAGATCGGCTTCGCCTCCCTCTGGTTCGGAGGCCTCTTTCCCTTCGAGTTATGGCGGCATGCTGGCCAGCTCCCCTCTCGGACTCATCCCTCAATCGATAGAGTGAATCCGGAGACAGTACTCGAGCATTGGTGCTTTCCTTGGGTTTATGTGCCAATCTTTCCTTGGCTTCTTCTTCTCAGAGCTCGGAGAACTCGGAGCCTatttttatttcttctatttATCGTGCCTTAGAGAAGATGGTTCGGTGAGGATATCATCATCACTGGATGGAGGCCTCATTGCGACATCTTTTGATAAACCTGCCAAATGAAATAATACTAGTAAGAACTCAAACAGTGCAGAAGGGAAATCAAATGTCACTTAAGAAAAATCTCACCATGGGAAAGGGCCTCCCATCTACCCTTCGAAAGCTCATGCCACGAACGCTCGGAATAGGGACTTTGTGTTGCGATGCCCTCGACCCATATCTTAAGTCAAGGAACTGCATCCGCCATCCGAGCAACAactgcaccaccacaaaacatCGATGAGAAGAGAGGAAAAGAAAGAGCGATGAACAAAATCTTGAAAGTAAGATTATACTTATGTGTCATGTTCTACTTCTCAGAAAATGGCATATACTCTGCTGGGATCAAATTCGGGGTCTTCACTCGGGCAAAGCGGCCTAACCAGCCTCGATCCcgatcttcgtcgatgctcgaaaaCGGGGCCTTACTGGCCCGACGGGCAAGCTTTattagtcccccccccccccccgataaagtcggggactatataAGCGCATGAGATGGTCCAGAGTGAAGAGATACCTCTCGATCTTACTTACAAAAAACGGAGGAGAATTACTATCCTCCtaaaagaagggtgaatttgaccaagggtcacctcgtacctcttacagaaggcaaTAATGACCGGGTCCAAGGGACctaacgtgaagggataagtgtaaacacttagaaatctCTCCGTGTGGGTAGTGATGGCTTCCTCAGTCTTGGGGACCACTACGTGCTTATTAGCCCAGTCGCATTCTTTCTTGCCCTCAGAGAGGGCATCCTCAGTGATCGAGTAAATATATCGCGAGACCGGCTCATACCGACCCGGTACCGAGGAGGGCTTCTCGATCTTGAAATTAGCACAGGTCGGGCCCCCCTCCGGAGATGAATATTTTCAGAGAATGTTCCGGTGCCGGTTCCTCGGTAGCAGCGGACGAAATGTTTTCCTCAACAGCCGGTCGCGAGGCAGAGGGAGcttctttttggggaacaaatTTTGAAGTCTTCGACATTTCTTTGATAAATGAAGAAAAGAGAGGGAGTTAAAAGATTAAGCTTGATAGTTTGGGATAAAAACAGAGCTGAAGTTCTTATAAAAAGATTTCAGAATAGCCAGAAATTTAATGCTTGGAAGTGTTGAAATTTCTAAAGGTACGAGGTCacaaagtttgaaagtaaagtttgaatgagctaatgagggggtatttatagcttCCCAATGACTGTTCACATCTAGGAATGGCCAACCGGTAACTGAcgagcatttaatgccattaagacttaaCTGACGAGAAGTTTCAACTGTTTTGACATTTCTGTCACAAAATATCGAAGTCAGGATCGAAagttcatgtcgtttctcgtcatctactctctgaaaaacgaggggactatctgtatacggtcgaaattgagCTCGGCTACGACTTGGTAGATTAGGTTTGGAACATGGAAGCCAAGGAAtgaagatcgacctcgagtccCACCGAGCTAGGATCCGAGGTCGGAACACCTGCCTTCGACTAGCGGTGAGTCTggtgtcgaccttagcctcgaacgAGCTCGGAGAGATATTGTTGAGTTAAATAacggaagaccgaaatatccgtgaccggtcgaATATTGCGGCGGGAATCTTGGCACGTATTaataaggaaccgacaatcagAAAATtaagagattttttaccttttatagaatcgTCGTACCTAAAGTAGAacttctctactatataaaggggatctGATAATTCATTGAGTAGATTGTAACACGCATccaaaagcaatatattattattctcttcaagttcttattattctcttgtTGTTAAGTTCTGACATCAATTAAAGCATTtttggctcgagggtggctaaccttccaaggctaagactgttcaattTAAGTGGTTTGCATTCGCTTTTCCATTACTTATTTCAATTACAATCTAatttgtcattttgtatcaagttaaatcacgtatccttaaaaccacttacaaatttaattgctatccgattttgagggtaaacaactCCTTTATAGAATTATCACAgagcttttatttttcattcgAATCAGTTTTAGTCTTTATAAGAATTAAATCACAATTACTGAGTAAATCAAGTTATTTCAGGAACAACAGGATTTTACTCATAAACAAACCAAGTATCACTATAATTCTTTTAGGTTTTTTAAAATTAGATCTAGCTAGACATGCTTCACGAATCTTAAGCATGTGAAGTTACTTCTTGAACACCaactttttaaaaatacaaaataatctAAATACAAATGACATACAAATCATAATCCAAAAGCAATTAAGGCGATACTAGAGATTTAAGAGGGACATCGTAAAGCCTACAATCCTTCATTTTGATTCCTGAATTATTTCAGGAAGCTTATGAGATCCAAATTTCTAGAAATATGTATGAGATTTTATCCACAGTACGGCTTTCCACATCATAATATGAAATATTTTTTATCTCAAATTTAAATAAGTCTTATCTGCAAGAAATTTTTAGTTATCATAAATAACTAAGGTTAGTGATCTTTATACTATAATCGCATTAAGGAAACATATAAATAATGATACAAGGCTTTCAAAACAGGTAAAACATGCACATATTTTTACATAATTAGTTCCCACACACTTTTAATATTATTCTATTTTGTTGTAGTTATTCAGATAAATTGCTCATGACATAATATAATAGAATTAATAGATAACTTTCACTCTACACTTATTATTAAGTTAATAATTGTAACGATCTAACCGgttgttttgaacatttgcattcagttcggtggtttgaggtcacTAGTaacttcatatggtgtattatgacttgcatgtattgCTAGTTTTGGTTTACGAGCGGTTCAGGTTTGATTTGGAacaatgattctcaactaggaaactttaagttggaagagttgaccgggtctgacttttgtgtatttgatctcggatcagAGGTTTTAAGGTTCTAATtgcttcgtatagtgattttggtcttaggcatatgtccgaattttgatttggaggtttgtaggttgttttggcttgaattgggaaAAGTCGGGAAGTTGaaggtttgaccgagggttgactttgttgatatcggattcggattgtgcttttaggagttggtataggtctgttatgtcatttggaacttgcatgcaaaatttgaggtcattcagagtcGTTCAGGCTTGTTTCTCGTAAGTTTTGAATTTCGAAACTTGGATTAGTTCATTAGGTTGGAATTGAGGTATggttcgtagttttgatgttgtttagtaTGATATGAGGCCCCAAGTAAGTTCGTGTAATGCCTTGGATTTTgtttgtgtgattggatggggtacCGGGGGCCCCGGATGTGTTCCAAATTGAGTTCAAACTATATGGTGACTTGGTGGTATTACTGAAGAGGTCTGGTACTTTTTCACCTGCGACACTTGGTCCGTAGGTGCGAGTCTACAGAAGCAGACAACGAATGGTGGATGGTTTTTCTCTAGGAGTTCCGTAAATACGGGCATTCGTGCGCATAagcgagatcgcagaagcggcaccGCAGGTTCGACTATTAGTCCGCAAAAGCGAGATTTTGGGACTTAAGCGAAGTCTGTATCTACGATGAGTTTTTCAGAAATGCGAAAAGGTAGGGTAGAATATAACTTGgacgagggtttgatttcatttgtAATAACCTATATTTTAATAACAAGTTATTTTGTCTTTAATTAAAGAtgaggagaaaaaaaaagaattatagGAATAAAGAGAGTTATGGGGAAAAAAATGGACAAAAGCCCTTCAAATTGGGACCAACATTGCTGGTAGGCAACAGATGCAACAACGCAGAAGTACAAATAAAAAAGCAGtaacagaaaagaaaagaaagagagaaaaagaaaggaGAAGAGAAGAGAAAAATAGGGATTTCCAACCCTACTCATCAAGGCAATGGACAAaatcatttatttgagttttttATATGATTATGAGAAAACTTTTATGGCAGAAACATGGAGAAATTTTAAGAACTTGAGAAAGTCTAGCCTTAGGGTTGTTACATCTAATTCATCAATTTGGAAGGGAAAACGTTATTAAAATTTGTGACGAcccaataggtcattttgagtactagtcATTATTTATGCATTTTCAGACCTCTGATAGCTTCATATGACATTTTTTTATTTGCGTGCATGGTCAGAGTCATTTTTCGGATAGcgtttatgtgaaaatttgaagaaaatatgatttttgacttaaaatgaggctagagttgactacggtcaatattttgggtAAACGATCTCGTATCGGTATTCTGATAATTCCAGTACGTTggtatgatattttatgacttgtacgaaCGTTTGATTGGGGTTCGAGGTGAGCCGAACGCGTTTCAGCACATTATGTATGAAATTATTAAAATTGAGTTTAAGTtgaaaattcttgagttttggtgatcgattgttgttatttgatgttattttgatgatttcaggTAGCGAGCAAGTTTTTATAATGGTATTACACTTATGTGCATATCCAGTTTGGAGCCCAGggattcgggtgagtttcgggtgagtATCAGATGAGTTTGGTTGGTTTTAGGATTGCCGGTGCAAACTGTTGGTGCTTCAggtctgcagatctcgcatttgcgaccaaatgaTCGTGTTTGCGATATGGGGCTGGTGGGCTGGTACTTCGCTTTTGCAAATATCTAATCACATTTGCGGACACcctattcgcatttgcgacctttgaGTCGCTTTTGCAACTTGGAGTtgggggctcgcatttgcgatgcggGGACTCCTCGCATTTGTGAGACATTATCATATTTACGACGTTCGGTGGTCTGATGCGTTATTCGTATTGGCAATCAGTGTCTTGGATTTGCGGACATTGAATTTGCAAATAAgtattcgcaaatgcgacgttTGCAGCTCGGTAAAAGATGGAGAAATCAGGACTTAACTATTTAAACTATTTTACAACCCCAAatactctagaggcgattttttgaagaacattttcttcccaaattcatttgtAAGCATCCCTAATTCATTTTCTATCAGTTGTCCATTACTTTTTATGAGTTTTTAACAtgaaatctatgaatttcatggtagaaattacgagttttgggtagaatttagggattttataaaattaagatttacacctcaaattgaggtcgaatttcaaaataaataacattaccgggctcgggggtgaatgggtaatcggattttggtctgaatctcgaattttgaccaagcggacccggTGTTGATgttttaaaaaatgatcaaaattgatcCTTTTtcaatcgtgggtagtttctaaagcttattttgaattgttagatCGATGATTTGCTAGATTTGTTTGGTTTGGAGGGTTTTTCGAAAAGCAAGGCCATGGTTGATTGATTGATTTGGTTGCGGTGTGAGGTAAGTTTCGTGTTTAAATTTGACTTCATGGAATTATAACTTGTTGTTCTATTttctatgtgaattatgtgtggaGACGGCTTATATTCAAGTTGACGAGTATATATGTGTCGttatgggttaaagcatgcgggtaaaAATTGATTTATTGTACCACGTTGCTTCTTTTACCATGACTTCTATGCTTTATTAAGATTGTTATTCTTTTGTTATCCTCTTTCGTGTTTGTTCGTTAATTTGAAGTTGTTGGGATGTCGGAAGTTGAATATGCATAACATAACACCACGGTTGGAGTTGAAATTTGCTTCTCACCTTGTATTGATACTTTGAATTATtgttgttgcttggtgaggaatagtgaaaagcacgaagggagCTGTCGTGCCTTATTTCATATATTGTTATCATTGATTAGGTGATTGTAAGGATTAATGAaagaagggtgatgttgtgcactTGATTGCCTTAATATAATTTATCATATCGTGTGAGGAagggagtaaaagcacgaaaggtgataccgtgccatttcatttatcatatcatatagtgaggatgagagtaaacgcacgaatggtgatgccgtgtcattgcATTTatgagatttaggaagaagggcaagttgagccctaggtatatcgggccatttgagatcctcgagagagtgggggaggtagcttatagacttgcactgcctctagggttatcctcagtttatccggtattccatgtgtctatgctccagaaatatcatggtgacccgtccaacgtgttagatttcagctctgtccagttggacaaggatttgacttatgaggaggagccgttggacattctagaccggcaggttcgtaggttgaggtcaaagagttaccctttagttcgagtgcagtggagaggtcagcctattaaggcagctacttgagagtctgagtccgatatgcggagtagatatccctacctttttaccagcccaggtacttttctatgtccgttcgaggacgaacaattattttagaggtggagattgtgatgacccaaaaggtcatcttatgctttAGAACTAGAATCTgctctcttaagccttaaaaatctcatttttaccctcctcgatttgcatgcgtagcccgagcaggttttcggaaagcttttatgttgaaaactaatgaaaataaaaaatttaccttaaaagttgattttagttaattttggtcaatatttttggtaaacgggcccggatccgtattttgacggtcccgataggtccgtatcgaattatgggacctgggcgtatgcccgaaatcgaatttggaggtctctagcttgagttatgaatttttgatgaaaattaattatttttaagaaatgaTCGATGTTTGGCTTTGTTAGTATCAGGTCCGTATTATGGTTTCGGAGCCCAATAcagtttcattatgatatttaagacttgtctgttaaatttggtgagaaacagagttgatttgacgtgattcggacgcccaGTTGAAAagatatggattttaaagtgttcttgagaatttcatttgatttggtgctaaatttgtaattctaggtgttattttggcaatttgatcgcgcgagcaagttcgtatgatatttttagacttgtatgcatgtttggtttggagccccgagggctcaggtgagtttcggataggccacgggatattttggacttgggaaaaatctggtttctgcagattctggtgtcaggcttatccttcttcgcgttcgcgaaggtcctctcgcgaacgtgaagagtaaactggtgaggctgagatttcttcttcgcgaacgcgaaggccttatcgcaaacgcgaagtgatgggggatttacccttcgcgaacgcgacctgaccatcgcgaacgcgaagcacttggggacctgggggagggttggtcatgttcttctacgcgaacgcgtccactgggtcacgaacgcgaaggctagggggGAGTTGCCTTACGTGAACGCATAGggagactcgcgaacgcgaagaccttAGGCcgctatgcatcgcgatcgcgacaggcctctcgcggacgcgatgaaggcctgtctagtggcttaaaacagactccaaacacgggtttgagctatttcttcaacattttcaagaaccaaacgggtagaggcgattttcaagagtcattttcttccctaaagtgttggtaagtgattctaaaccatttcctttcaattacccattacatttcttgaatttttaaccaaaagtctagagttttcatggtagaattaggggttagggtagaaactagggattttatgaatttgggaatttagacctcgatttgaggtcggattccacaatcaattatatattcgggctcgggggtgaatgggtgaatagATTTtagtccgaatctcgggttttgaataagcgggcccggggtcgatttttgattttttggggAAAAATTTAGGAAATCTAGATTTATGCAatttaattgattcctttagcaatatttgatactattgagtcatttttgaatagatacgagtgggttggaggtgaattctaaagaaaaagttgtgattgagaattaagtggccttcggagcaaggtaagtgttgtgtctaactttggatTGAGGGAAAAgttattgtgtgagtatttgctacgtgttttgttgttgaatacgacatatagttgaggtgacgagcatctatacgttgtggtcgagtcataccATGCGAGTAaaattccatttcttgcaaatttgtagtcttaaatcttgctatccatgcttattgttgttgttgaaatattggaagaattgtatccggttccaccaaggtcgataaaattatgaatattgattcgaggttgagatgttaaattgtgaaagtaatcatttatgaaatattgatttcttgtgaaactactctctatccgttgttattgattctgtgaattgtgagaaagag
Encoded proteins:
- the LOC138907635 gene encoding uncharacterized protein, with amino-acid sequence MGNRGKKCEGKVSSLILWKEQLSLISGGKKREGAHIEKVHPLVLNGLERNEQFEAEVKNLHAELEVARKEHADLVEQVKVFEVSDDEFDSVTDGQNPLVQQKLDRIDQLRAEMDIVKAETDEWRGRMDRMASEKEAARAQLTSAKIQLREAKERAEVKTKKVEELQSRLGSVVSDR